In Mucilaginibacter sp. KACC 22063, the genomic stretch AGGAACCGGCCCGTTCTTACGCTTGCCCTTACCCCCCGATGCCGTAGGCCCGCCATTTTTGTCTTTGGCGCCATGAAATTTATTAAAGATCAGAAACCCTACTACCAGGGCCAGTGCAATGTATACGATGTACCTCGTTTTCATAAATTATTGGTATCGCTTATTTGGGTGTATGTACTTGGTTCAGCGGAGATTTGGTTTTTTAAATTTTGCTCTATTTGCAACAGCACGCGATTAAAGGTTTCAAGATCATCTGTAGATATGTTCTCTGTGCTGTTTTGGTTCATCTGCTTAAATGCCTCCAGTATCTGCGGCACTTCCTCAGCTGCCTTATCTGTGGTTTTCAGCAAATGTTCGCGGCGGTCGGCAGGATTGGTTTCGCGATAAACGTAACCTTTTTGGGTAAGCTGGTCAATGATACTTACCAAGGCAGACTTATCCTTATTAAGCAAACGCGAAAGCCCTTTTTGTGTAAGCCAGCCATTGTGCAAATGGATAATTACCAGTATATCCATATAGCGCGAAATATCCAGATGAGCCACCTGTTTTGCTAACGCAGTAACATAGATGCGGCCTAACTGAAAAAGTTTACGCGATATCGGTATTGTAATTTCCATTTATAAAATGCGGAATCTAAGATAATTGGTTAAAAAGCATAATAGTTGTGTGTATCAACCATTTTACAACACTTTCAGCTTAGCCTGATACTGCTAAAAAGTTTTTTATAACTTGGCGGCATGAAGAGATTTACTTTATCTATTGTACTGTTAATTATAATGATGACGAACTATACGAATAGCGAAGCTGCTGCCGCTAATTTGAAGATCAGCTATGAGGTAAGCTTCCCTGAAGCACAGGCACATTATGCTGATATTGAAATGAACATCAGCGGTATTGCTCAAAAATCAATTGACTTAAAAATGCCGGTATGGACACCCGGCTCATACCTGGTGCGCGAATTTGCTAAAAACCTGGAATCATTTGCGGTTGAGGCCAACGGCAAAACCATCCCTTTTGTTAAAACACGTAAAAATACCTGGCATATTAATACCGCCAACCTGAGCAGCATTAAGGTAAAATACCGCATGTACTGCTTCGAGATCTCTGTACGTACAGCGTTTATTGATGCTACCCATGCTTTCCTGTCAACATCGGGAATGTTCCTGTATCCGGCTGGCATGTTGCAAAATCCTTCAACTATTCATATCAAACCTTACAAAAACTGGGATAAGGTTTCTACCAGTTTAGAAATGGTAAATAATGATCCGTTTACACGTACTGCACCTAATTACGATATCCTTTTCGATTCGCCGATTGAAGTAGGCAACCAGGATGTTTTTTACTTTGATGCAGCGGGCGTTAAATATGAAGTGTGTATGTACGGTGGTGGCAATTACGACAAAGAACGCCTTAAAAAAGACATGGCGCATATAGTAGAGCTGGAAACCGCTGTGTACGGTGAAAACCCAAATAAGCATTATACATTTATTGTACATAACTACAACAGAGGTGGCGGCGGCCTGGAGCATTTAAGCTCAACCGTTTTAGGCGCTTCAAGAAACAATTACAATACAGACGCCGGTTACCAAAACTTCCTGAGCCTGGTATCGCATGAGCATTTCCATTTATGGAATGTAAAACGCCTGCGCCCAATTGCTTTAGGCCCGTTTGATTATGATAACGAAAACTACACCACCGATCTGTGGATAGCCGAGGGCTTTACTGCTTATTACGATAACATGATTGTTCATCGTACCAAGCTTTATTCTACCGAGAACTACCTGAATGTATTGGCACAGGATATTGATATTGTTGAAAATACACCCGGCACCAAAGTTCAGCCATTGTCGCAGTCGAGCTTTGATGCGTGGATAAAAGCTTACCGCCCGGATGAAAACACCATCAACACCGCAATATCTTATTATAACAAAGGCTCTGTAATGGCGCTGTTGCTTGATCTTGAAATCATTAACGATAGCAAAGGCAAATATCGCCTTGATGATGTCATGAAATACATGTATAACGAGTATTACAAGCTTAAGAAACGTGGTTATACTGATGCTGAATTTAAAGCAGGCCTTGAGAGGTTTGCCGGTAAAAACCTTGATAGCTTTTATGCAAAATATATAAACGGTTTAAGCCCGATTGATTATGATCATTACTTGGGCTATGCCGGTTATCATTTAGTAGATCAGAATAAAGATAACAATGTACCATCGTTAGGTGTAAGGCTCGCACAAGGCAATGTTGCCCGTATAGCAGGTGTATTGCGTGGCAGTGCAGCATGGGTTGATGGGCTGAATGTTAACGACGAGATCACCGCTATAGACGGCCAGCCAATTACTGACCCTAAGAAAATGCTCGAAGGTAAAAAGGTAGGCGATAAGATTACTGTTACTGTTGCCCGTGACGGACAAAGCTTACAGATACCGGTTACCCTGTTACGCAATAACGATGTTAAAACTAAGATTGAAAGCGTTGCTGCACCAACAGCCCAACAAATAGCTGTGCGCAACAAATGGCTTTCTCTTTAATGATGTAGTGAAATTTTTTAAAACTTTTTGGTGTTTTTTAACTTGTAGTTATATAAGTAACTTAAAACATTAACCTTTAAAAAACATCTGTCATGAGATCATTATTGTATATCATAGCTGTAATCCTGATTATAGGCTGGCTATTAGGTGTATTTGTTTATTCGGCAACTGGTTTAATACATGCCTTATTAGTAATTGCTATTATTGCTTTATTACTGGGCATTATCAGAAGGCCAACAACAATATAAAGTATCATACAAATATCATTGCAAAACCCGGTTAAGCCGGGTTTTTGTGTTTTGTAAAGTTTTTGAGCATTTAAAAAATATTATGAGTGATTATAAGAGAATAATATATCTTCGTTTTTTAATTAGAAATAAACAATGTCAATTATAACGAAAGTTAGCGAAGAGTCTTCTAAATCCCTATTCACACAAAAAATTGAAAAAACTTTATTTGACATTTTAGATGATGACGAGCCTGTAAATGTTTACATGCTAACTGATATTTGCAAAAGTACCGGTGTTGTATTTGAGCACCATTTTCCGAAAGAATATGTTTCGGGCCAATACAATTTAACTAAAATCAGTAACGGAAACTTTGATACCGTACTTAAACTAACAGAAGCACTTTACAATACCTGCATCCGCTTTCAAAAATTTGATCTTGCCTTAATTGTAAACTCAGTGGTAATGCGCGGCCTTCTGGATACCGGCTTAAACTTAAACTGGGTTGATGGCAGGTTTTACAACTGCTGATCAACAACAAAGGCGCCAAAATTGGCGCCTTTGAACAAGTTAAACATCTTATCCCGTACTTATTTTTTTTCGCTTTTAGCAGATTGGTTGATGTTACCTTCCGCAATTTGAGTAAGCAGGTCGTCTGTTTTCTTTTCTTCTTCCAAAGTTTGTGCTAACAGATCAGCAGCTTCGTTATAACCTAATGTAGAGGCTAACGTTTTTAAGGTACCGTATGAAGCAATTTCATAATGCTCTGCCTTTTGAGCCGCTGAAATAATACCTACATCGCGGGTAATGGTACCATCCTCGGTATCTTTCATAATCTCTTCGCCTTCTTTGATCAGGCCTTCCATCGCTTCACATTTTTTAGCTGACGCTTTTTCGCCGATTGATTCAAATACCTGCTCTAAACGGGCGATCTGGCCTTCGGTTT encodes the following:
- a CDS encoding MarR family winged helix-turn-helix transcriptional regulator; the protein is MEITIPISRKLFQLGRIYVTALAKQVAHLDISRYMDILVIIHLHNGWLTQKGLSRLLNKDKSALVSIIDQLTQKGYVYRETNPADRREHLLKTTDKAAEEVPQILEAFKQMNQNSTENISTDDLETFNRVLLQIEQNLKNQISAEPSTYTQISDTNNL
- a CDS encoding M61 family metallopeptidase, producing the protein MKRFTLSIVLLIIMMTNYTNSEAAAANLKISYEVSFPEAQAHYADIEMNISGIAQKSIDLKMPVWTPGSYLVREFAKNLESFAVEANGKTIPFVKTRKNTWHINTANLSSIKVKYRMYCFEISVRTAFIDATHAFLSTSGMFLYPAGMLQNPSTIHIKPYKNWDKVSTSLEMVNNDPFTRTAPNYDILFDSPIEVGNQDVFYFDAAGVKYEVCMYGGGNYDKERLKKDMAHIVELETAVYGENPNKHYTFIVHNYNRGGGGLEHLSSTVLGASRNNYNTDAGYQNFLSLVSHEHFHLWNVKRLRPIALGPFDYDNENYTTDLWIAEGFTAYYDNMIVHRTKLYSTENYLNVLAQDIDIVENTPGTKVQPLSQSSFDAWIKAYRPDENTINTAISYYNKGSVMALLLDLEIINDSKGKYRLDDVMKYMYNEYYKLKKRGYTDAEFKAGLERFAGKNLDSFYAKYINGLSPIDYDHYLGYAGYHLVDQNKDNNVPSLGVRLAQGNVARIAGVLRGSAAWVDGLNVNDEITAIDGQPITDPKKMLEGKKVGDKITVTVARDGQSLQIPVTLLRNNDVKTKIESVAAPTAQQIAVRNKWLSL
- a CDS encoding lmo0937 family membrane protein: MRSLLYIIAVILIIGWLLGVFVYSATGLIHALLVIAIIALLLGIIRRPTTI
- a CDS encoding YciE/YciF ferroxidase family protein, with translation MATKTKTQEPVEATGVEDSALNELFVDELKDIYWAEKHLTKALAKMAKNATSDELRQALETHMTETEGQIARLEQVFESIGEKASAKKCEAMEGLIKEGEEIMKDTEDGTITRDVGIISAAQKAEHYEIASYGTLKTLASTLGYNEAADLLAQTLEEEKKTDDLLTQIAEGNINQSAKSEKK